A genomic segment from Aegilops tauschii subsp. strangulata cultivar AL8/78 chromosome 1, Aet v6.0, whole genome shotgun sequence encodes:
- the LOC141027731 gene encoding uncharacterized protein, with product MGRSKPSLDENDIAELLALKGEVVQTREDTAEMRGELDDLRKDVHAMNLKQDTMAKAMSGVQEVVSALNTQLSTMADILKNFSNNRAPSPGQPITTQTVSDVDIPQTSREAAEPDPTRPLTKELCKRLALEQEKTKQCALQLPASLPPVRPPAVRTHWQDFYRQYEQEMRTQFLKSITKGPRLDFPSFDGDNPGGWIRQCEKFFQMSGTPTEYKVNLAQMHVVGKADVWLRRSGILAKKPTWSQFCTEILHKFSSSSSYDLTEKFHSLKQNTLTVAEYTEQFEELMAEVQQENPDISESWFVRCYVNGLRSQLKFQLRPLRPVTLTDAYWLAVDIEQGAPLKKQFPQYSSNAKTSSLFPKQHTSQSDKPNEFKPPVTTQRAREPGKCWRCGDQWFHGHKCKQAPVINVLTGETPTNNSGEQEEMEEQEQEEQPMAEEQCMRISLQAMQADSVNTISIAISVGGKQGIALVDSGSNSTFMSLKFALQTSCTIIKDQSRAVTVAGGGKLWSGSYIPTTTFTAGNTQFQHHFRVLDLPGHDVVLGSDWMAQHSPVAFSYDPRQLIICHNQSNSITIPACETLTATNQIDALELNRMLLSGAPAFVLQLAEDTTLVPATKDSAPLQLWKSCKNFKRFSRSHKDCPQRFVKNFGSIARPLHNILKKDSFVWSSAQTQAFQELKQALISAPLLALPDFSVPFVLETDASGTGLGAVMMQQGQPIAYYSSVLCPKNAALSTYEKEALAIMEALKQWRHYFLGNDLIIRTDHQSLQFMTDQKISTSIQHKLMLKLLEFNFQLEYKKGKENIVADALSRKYSCMAISVATPQWISQVENSYINDPHCQKLLEKLLVTATHTVNNNSLQHGIIRHKGKIYVGRDTELRHRIMQALHSSAIGGHSGMKASYKRLKQVFYWPGMKKDMDNFVLLCPVCQKNKGETCPYPGFLDPLHIPDMVWTHISMDFIEGLPKSNGKEVIFVVVDRLSKFAHFIPLSHPYTVQTVARAFIDNVMKLHGPPLAIVSDRDCIFTSRLWQDIFAAMGIELRYSSSYHPQSDGQTEHVNQCIENYLRSMTSLDPKKWALHLSMAEYWYNTSFHSSLQKTPFQALYGYPPPDLQLPAALATTNQEATEFLGDRNAMWQQLKTNLANAQARMKKYADLKRSERQFSEGDMVYLKMQSYRLNAFGARSHIKLQSKFYGPFRVIAKVGNVAYKLLLPDNAAIHPVFHVSQLKKHLGPQAVPCAGLPLIGPNGRVCTEPSWVLETRQIPRNNVAVVQWLVQWENLPPEDASWEDADFMKKVFPAFFKQTVDRWFNRQAP from the exons ATGGGGCGTTCGAAGCCGAGCTTGGATGAGAATGATATCGCGGAACTGTTGGCTCTTAAGGGCGAGGTGGTTCAGACTCGTGAAGATACGGCAGAGATGCGGGGAGAACTTGATGACCTGCGCAAAGACGTCCACGCCATGAACCTCAAGCAGGATACCATGGCCAAGGCGATGTCGGGGGTGCAGGAGGTGGTCTCAGCTCTGAATACGCAGCTGTCGACTATGGCGGATATTCTCAAAAATTTCAGCAACAATCGTGCTCCAAGCCCGGGGCAACCAATCACAACCCAAACAGTGTCGGACGTGGACATACCCCAAACTTCTCGGGAGGCTGCAGAACCTGATCCCACGAGACCGTTGACTAAAGAACTGTGCAAGCGTTTGGCGTTGGAACAAGAGAAAACCAAACAGTGTGCACTCCAACTACCGGCCAGTTTACCTCCTGTCCGA CCACCAGCAGTTCGAACACACTGGCAGGATTTCTACCGACAGTATGAACAGGAAATGCGTACCCAGTTTCTGAAATCTATCACTAAAGGACCACGATTGGATTTCCCTTCATTTGATGGGGATAATCCAGGAGGATGGATCAGACAGTGTGAGAAGTTTTTCCAAATGTCAGGTACACCTACTGAGTACAAAGTCAACCTTGCACAAATGCATGTGGTGGGCAAAGCAGATGTTTGGCTCAGACGCTCGGGTATCTTGGCAAAGAAACCTACATGGTCTCAATTCTGCACTGAAATTCTACACAAGTTTTCGTCCTCTAGTTCCTATGATCTAACAGAAAAGTTCCACTCTTTGAAACAGAACACTCTAACTGTAGCAGAATACACTGAACAGTTTGAGGAGCTCATGGCCGAAGTTCAGCAGGAAAACCCTGATATTTCAGAAAGTTGGTTTGTGAGATGCTATGTTAATGGGCTCAGATCACAGTTGAAGTTCCAGCTGAGGCCTCTCAGACCTGTTACCTTGACTGATGCTTACTGGTTGGCAGTAGATATTGAGCAAGGAGCACCTCTTAAGAAGCAATTCCCACAGTATTCTTCTAATGCAAAAACATCTTCTCTGTTTCCTAAACAGCACACTTCTCAGTCTGACAAACCCAATGAATTTAAACCTCCTGTCACAACTCAGAGGGCCAGAGAACCAGGCAAATGTTGGAGGTGTGGGGATCAGTGGTTCCATGGGCATAAGTGCAAGCAAGCACCTGTGATTAATGTTCTTACTGGTGAAACACCTACTAACAATTCAGGAGAacaagaagaaatggaagaacAGGAACAGGAAGAGCAGCCTATGGCAGAAGAACAATGCATGAGGATTTCTTTACAAGCTATGCAGGCAGACAGTGTTAATACCATTTCCATTGCTATTTCTGTGGGAGGGAAACAAGGAATTGCCTTAGTGGATTCTGGCAGCAATTCCACCTTCATGAGCTTAAAATTTGCACTCCAAACTTCCTGTACAATCATCAAAGATCAATCCAGAGCAGTAACTGTTgctggagggggaaagttgtggtcAGGTTCTTACATTCCTACCACTACTTTTACTGCTGGTAACACTCAGTTTCAGCATCACTTCAGAGTGTTAGACCTACCAGGACATGATGTTGTATTGGGTTCAGATTGGATGGCACAGCACAGCCCTGTAGCATTTTCTTATGATCCCAGACAGCTTATTATCTGTCATAATCAGAGTAATTCTATCACTATTCCAGCTTGTGAAACCCTGACTGCAACCAACCAGATTGATGCTTTGGAACTTAACAGGATGCTCCTCAGTGGTGCCCCTGCTTTTGTGCTCCAATTAGCAGAAGATACCACTCTTGTACCTGCTACTAAGGACAGTGCCCCCCTGCAGTTATGGAAGTCTTGCAAGAATTTCAAGAGGTTTTCAAGGAGCCACAAGGACTGCCCCCA GAGGTTTGTCAAGAACTTTGGTAGCATAGCTCGACCCTTACACAATATTCTCAAGAAAGATAGCTTTGTGTGGTCCTCTGCACAGACACAAGCTTTTCAGGAATTGAAACAAGCACTGATATCTGCTCCACTTCTAGCTCTTCCTGATTTTTCTGTTCCATTTGTGCTTGAGACTGATGCTTCAGGCACTGGGTTGGGAGCTGTTATGATGCAACAAGGTCAACCAATTGCTTATTACAGCTCAGTGTTGTGTCCTAAAAATGCTGCATTGTCTACTTATGAGAAGGAGGCACTAGCAATCATGGAAGCTTTGAAACAATGGAGACATTATTTCCTGGGCAATGATTTAATTATCAGAACTGATCACCAGAGCTTGCAGTTTATGACAGATCAGAAGATTTCCACTAGTATTCAACACAAGTTAATGCTCAAATTATTGGAGTTTAACTTTCAGCTGGAATACAAAAAGGGGAAAGAGAATATAGTGGCTGATGCACTATCCAGAAAATATTCTTGCATGGCAATTTCTGTAGCTACTCCTCAGTGGATTTCTCAAGTTGAAAATTCTTATATCAATGACCCCCACTGTCAGAAACTATTGGAGAAGCTGTTGGTCACTGCAACTCACACTGTCAACAATAATTCTCTTCAGCATGGCATAATCAGACACAAAGGGAAAATTTATGTGGGCAGAGACACTGAACTGAGACACAGGATTATGCAGGCACTACATTCTTCTGCTATTGGGGGCCACTCTGGCATGAAAGCATCCTACAAGAGATTGAAACAAGTGTTTTATTGGCCTGGGATGAAGAAGGACATGGATAACTTTGTTCTGTTGTGCCCTGTCTGTCAGAAAAACAAGGGGGAAACCTGCCCATATCCAGGGTTTTTAGACCCACTCCACATTCCTGACATGGTTTGGACACACATCAGCATGGATTTCATTGAGGGTCTGCCCAAATCCAATGGGAAAGAAGTGATATTTGTGGTAGTGGATAGATTGTCTAAatttgctcatttcattcccttGTCACACCCTTACACTGTTCAAACAGTAGCTCGAGCATTCATTGATAATGTTATGAAGTTACATGGTCCCCCTCTTGCTATTGTTTCTGACAGAGACTGCATCTTCACAAGTAGACTGTGGCAAGACATTTTTGCTGCCATGGGGATTGAACTGCGTTACAGTTCatcataccacccacagtctgaTGGGCAGACGGAACATGTTAATCAGTGCATTGAGAATTATTTGCGTTCTATGACATCTCTAGATCCAAAGAAATGGGCACTGCATTTATCCATGGCAGAGTATTGGTACAACACGTCTTTTCATTCATCCCTGCAGAAAACCCCCTTTCAGGCGTTGTATGGTTATCCTCCTCCGGACCTCCAACTCCCAGCAGCACTTGCTACTACTAACCAAGAAGCAACAGAGTTTCTGGGGGACAGAAATGCAATGTGGCAGCAGTTAAAAACCAATCTGGCCAATGCTCAAGCTCGAATGAAGAAGTATGCAGACCTTAAACGTTCTGAGCGACAGTTTTCAGAGGGAGACATGGTGTATCTCAAAATGCAGTCGTATCGTTTGAATGCTTTTGGCGCTCGTTCTCATATCAAGCTTCAGAGCAAGTTTTATGGCCCGTTCCGCGTAATAGCAAAGGTGGGAAATGTGGCCTACAAATTGCTGTTGCCGGATAACGCTGCCATACATCCGGTTTTTCACGTCAGCCAACTCAAGAAACATCTGGGACCTCAGGCAGTTCCTTGTGCTGGCCTGCCTTTGATCGGTCCGAATGGGCGTGTGTGCACGGAACCGTCATGGGTGCTGGAGACGCGGCAGATACCCCGCAACAATGTGGCTGTGGTTCAGTGGTTGGTACAGTGGGAGAACCTGCCTCCTGAAGATGCGTCCTGGGAAGATGCAGATTTCATGAAGAAGGTGTTCCCAGCTTTCTTCAAACAAACGGTGGATCGTTGGTTCAATCGCCAAGCTCCTTGA